CTGGCGGCTGGCCGACGTTCCAGGTGCCAATGCCGTCACCCACGGCGAAGGCATGAGAGTAGTGGAACGTGATGTAAGCGTCCTCGAGCGTAATCGGATAGAAGAAGATCACCGCGAGCGTGCCTGCCAGCAGGCAGGCGAAGTAGAGCAACAGGGGATTGGCGCGGGGGCGTTCTACAGCTTCCATCGGGGTCTCCTGCAATTTTAGGATGTCTTTTGCGCCCTTCTTTTGGGCAATCGGTTGGTTGTGTTAAGCGTATCGCAACGGAGCAGAACGAAAGCAGAAGCGGACAGGTCTAAGGGTCTGTGAACTGCTTCACTGAGCGATCGATGCTGCTTCCATCGATTCGCGAGGGCGCTTGTCGAAGCTCGCGAGGATCCACCGGCGCAGCGGCGCCTCGACGAAGTAAAAGCTGAGGACGCTCAATGTGATGGTGAGCGCCAGGTACAGGGCATACGCCCACGGCTGCGCGATCGAATGGATCGATTCGAAGATGTGCAGCATGGGGATGTGAAGAAGATAGAGCCCGAAGCTGGCCTCGCCCAGCACCACGAGCCAGGGGACGCTTAGAAGCCGCGCGAATACGGTGGAGCTGCTCGATAGCGCCCAGATCAGCAGCATGAAGATCGGAGCGAGAATGCCGTCGCCCAGATTGTGCAACGGTACCCAGGGCGAGATCTCGACGACCGCAACCGTTGCAATGGCCGCAGCTGCCAGCGCCGTGTAAGCCTGCCAGGACTGCGGACTCTTACTTTGCGAATCAAACTGCCAGCTCGCAAGAAGAATGCCGAGAGCGAAGGTTGAGAGATGCAATAGCGGAATAGGTTGAAAGGGGGAGAGATCAAAGAAGGTCGACCAGGCGAAGACGATCGCCTGTCCCCCAACAAACAGCAGTACCACCGCCGTCCAGCGCGCGGTTCCTCGAAGCCGCCACAAAGCCGGCCCGATGAAGGGGAAACTCAGGTAAAACAAGGTCTCGGCTGAGAGCGACCAGTTGGGAAAGTTGATGCCTGCAAACTTCACCAGCCACGCGTGCAACATCAGAGTCTCCACCACGAAGTTGAGCGGAACCTTCAACAGGGCGTGATGCACGCTGGAGAGCCGCGCCAGGCCACGGAAGGCGAAGGGAAGATCCATCAGGAGGGTGATGAAGAAGAGCGGATACACCCGGGCGAAGCGCGCTATGAAGAACTTGCGCCGGTCGATCGGCTTTTCTCTTCGCAGATAGACGATGGCGAGGATGTACCCGGAGAGCAGGAAGAAGAAGCTGACGGAGACGAATCCGAGAGAGAGAAACCGGCTGCCGAAGTTCGGCAGCGCATCCGCAGGGTGCGGGGTGTCGATGTTTCCCGGGAGGAACTGGCCACGCACCAGGTTTCCGAGCGTGTGGTAGATGACGACGAAGAAGGCCGCGAAGAAGCGAAGCGAGGTGAGCGGATGAATCTTTTCGGCACTGGAGTTCGGCGCGGCGCTCATACGGATTCCTCTGGGCTCCCAAGGAGTGCGCGTTAGTAGCTTGCGCTGCGAAGTTCGGCGCGTCACCCTGTGATCGAGCGACGCGCCGGTAAGCCTTATTTCACCGATTTGAGCGCCTTGAGAACGATCGGGGGTAGAAGATCCTTCGCGAGGCGGCGACCGAGCGGCTCTTTTTGCTGATAGAAGGTGGGAGCGTAGATCGAGCTGTGCGCCTTGAAGTCCTTCTCGCCGACCGTGTGATAGTAGGTGGCGAAGGACATCCGCGAGCGTGTGTCGGAGAGGACCGGTCGAACGGCATGGAAGTTCTTGTCGCCAATCTCCATGATGAGCGTCCGGTTGAAGATCGGCTCCACGACCTTCTCGCACTTCGTCGCATCGTCGTTGTAGAGCTCAAGCTGTCCGCCGAGCGCGGGGTCCCAGTCGTGGTTCAGGTAGGTCAGCATGGCCAGACGCCGGAAGAGTCCGGTATTCATATCGGTGTTGCGGTCCGCGTGAATCTCGAACTTGCCACCTGCCGGAACGACGTGGTATCCCGCGCCTCCCAGGTAAGGATCGCCCAAGAGCCCCCAGATGCCGGTCATCTCCGAGAGAAGGTAGAGAAATCCGGCAGAGTTCAGGAAGGCCGCAAACTGATATCCCTTCGGTCCCAGGTCGACGGCGGAACGAAAGTTCGATTTGACCGACTGGGCGTTCCGATCGTGGACCCACTTATCGTCGGTCAGAGGTGGCAGCTCTTCGAGCATGTCCTCGAGGGTCTCCGTCGGGAAGAGGTTGTCGATGACCAAGTGGGGGAAGGGAACCGCGTTCTTGTACCGCGAGTACATCTCAGAGGTCGGTGCGGGGAGACTGACTCGATCGGTAAGCATCGATGCAATCCCTTCAATATGACCAATGTGCGTTGTTTTTACAGCGGTCTCTGTCTGCATGAGTCACCCCCGGTCGAATCTATGTTGCCAAAGGATTCCCGGAGCGATTTCGGCCTTCCGCTCGGTCCGGCACCCGCTAACTAATTGTAATTGCAGAAGATGTTGGATCTCACCAACGGTTGGCCGCACTCTCATTCTAGCAATTGGGAAAAACTTTGACAATCTGATGAGGCATGCTTCAATCCATGTCGAGATCGTCCGAGATCCTTGGAAAGCAAAGATTGGAAGCGAGTAGAACGGCGAAGAGAAGATTGAGCCAGAGATGCCTGTAGAGGAGCCGGACCGGATAGGTCAAGCGCATCTCCAGGGTATGTTCGTCCGAGGGGCGCTCGGGCTCAGGGGTGGAGAAGATGGACATAGGGTAAGGAAAAGGTAGTCGAAACGCTCTTCAAAGGAAGCAGGAAACTTCGATTTCCCATCTTTCATCTTGTAGAGTCCGCCGGATCCGCGTTCTTTCAACCGGCATACATAGAGGTGTGCGGTGAAGGGAAGAGCGGCTAAACCGAGTCCATTGCCGCAGTTGCCCCGGAGTGTATTGCCTTTCTCCTGAAGAATCGTTGCCGCTCCATCCAGAGCGCGGCACCGATCGCATCCTGTCGCTCAATGGAGTACTTGACGATGGAGGCGGCGGCGTTTGCGGCCGCTTCGAAGAAGCGTGCCCGCCAGGTCGGTGCGCAAAGAATGCGTTGCAGAGTCAGATCATCCGAGTGCTTCTCAAACCGGGGAGTGGTCATTAAAACTCCGAAAGTGATGCAGGATTCAAATTGATATAAGTCGTTCTCGTTGGTAGCCTGAAACAGACGACGTCTGGGTCGCACTATTCGTCAGGCTTCCTGATCTTAGATGCCAGCGCATGGCTGAGTACATGGCGCGTTGGTTGTACCGGATTTGATGCAAATGTCTCGCTCGCCGCGCCCTTCCCCTCTCGGAAAGATTCGCGTGGCGCGCATAATCTCCAATCGAACGCCTGGAGCAACCGTAAGGGGTGAAAGGCACCCGCACTCGATTGCCACGCCAAGAAGAGTAGACACGCTGGACCGAAGAGTCCAAACAGTGATCTGGACTGAAAGACCTGGGTGACAGCCCGGAACAAGGAGAGTCTTCTGCCTACGATCAAACGCATCATGGATATAAAGCCTGGAGAGCTGTTCCACAGGCTTTGGCTGAAACTTGCCTCTGAGGATGTAGGAAGATCAAGGTTCCTGCTGAGGCGGCTCGAAAATCGCAATGCAGCGTCGCGCGAGCCGCTCATCGCCGCCGGAGGACCGGTCGTATCCCTCACCACCTACGGAAAGCGAGTGGATACGGTCTATCTGACCCTGGAATCCATCGCATTGGGCTCTCTTCTCCCCAGCCGCTTGATCCTCTGGCTCGATGAGATCGACAGGCTGGAGAACCTCCCTGAAACGCTTCGCAGGCTCCAGGCGCGGGGGCTTGAGGTCCGCCAGACTCCGAATTATGGGCCACACAAAAAATACTATCCCTACCTCGAGTCCAGTACCTTGCTCGATGCTCCTTTAGCGACTGCGGACGACGACGTAGTCTATCCTCATGGCTGGCTCAAAGGACTCGCAGATAGCTACGCAGAGTTCCCTTCGCTGGTTAGTTGCTATCGCGCCCATGTCGTCCGTTTTGAGGGGGGGCGATTTGCCCCCTATGTCACCTGGAAGCGATGCCGGTCGACTCAGCCCAGCTTCCTGCACTTCGCAACGGGAGTTTCAGGCACCATCTACCCGCCGGAGTTGCAAGAGAGGATCAAGGCGGCCGGGCGGGGATTTGAAGACCTTTGCCCTCGCGCAGACGATGTCTGGCTTCACCAGCAGGCTTTGCGCGGAGGATATCGCATCAGGCAGTTAAAGGCGTGGGAGCAGAGCTTTCCAGAGTTACCAGGAACCCAGGACATCGGGCTCGTTGTAGAGAACGTACATGGATCACAAAATGACCTTCAGATTGAAAAGACATACAGCGCTGAGGACATTGCGCTGCTTAAGTCGCAGATTCAGCCGGAATAGATGACGTCTTCATTCCAGAAGCGGTGTTTTGCGCCTGCATACTCGCGAAATCCGAATCCAAAGCGTCCATGAAGAGTCAACCACAACATCCTTGGGTTGAAGGCTTAAAACGAGCTGAGAAGGAAGGGGGGCCTACTGCCGTATCGCGATGCAAATCCGGGGCTTAGCCCAGGCGCGGTCTCCCACCGGCTCTGGCTCGAACTGGCCGGTCTGGACCTCCGCAGCACCGGCTTCTGCCTGCGACGCCTCAAACGTCGCAACCGCATCGAGACTGCATCGGTTATCTCAGCAGAAGGCCCGGTCGTCTCCATGACCAGCCACGGGAGCCGGGTTGAGACGGTCTATCTCACCCTGGAGTCGATTGGCAGGGGAATCCTGCTTCCAAGGCGGCTGATCCTCTGGCTGGACGACGAGGTGGCCTTCAGGAATCGTCCGGAATCGCTGCGAAGACTTGAGGCCCGGGGTCTTGAAGTAAGGCTCGCCGGCAGCTACGGCCCGCACACAAAGTACTATCCCTACATCGAAACCCAGACTGCGCTGAACGCTCCTCTGGTCACAGCCGACGACGACACGCTCTACCCAGCCGGATGGCTCAAGGGGCTTGCCGACGCATTCATGCGTCATCCCACGCTGGTCTCTTGCTGTCGCGCCCACAAGATCCTGCTCGAGGGCCCTGGATTCGCCCCCTACGTGACCTGGGAGAGGTGCGGCTCGACTGCTCCGAGTATTCTCAACTTTGCCACTGGCGTCTCCGGCGTCATCTATCCACCGGCGCTGCAGCGACAGCTAAAGGCCGCCGGTCTGGACTTTGCGGAGCTCTGTCCCAAGGCCGACGACGTATGGCTGCATCTGCAAGCTTTGCGCGGAGGATTCCAGGTGCGCCAGATCAAACCCTGGGAACAAAGCTTCCCAACACTGCCTGGCACCCAGGGAACAGGCCTTATCCAGGGTAATGTGCATGGCTCTCAGAACGATGTCCAGATCCGCAGAACCTATACGGCTGCGGACATCGCCTTGCTCCAGGCGGCCTACGCAGTCCAGGATTCCGCGGCTGCATCCTGGGTAGACTAAAGCCGATTCAAAAGCAAAATGCGGAACCGAAGTTCCACATTTTGCTTTTGATCTGTAAGTAGGCCGGAAAGACAGGTTGCTTATACGTCGTCAGCGTCAACCAGCAAGCGACGCTTTTCAATTGCGCTGAAGTCGCCGATCAGAGCTGCCTTCATGTATCCACGGGTCAGGCCGCGCGCATGGGCGAAGACGATCGAAGCGTCGTGCATGCGACCGCGGCAGGCAACCAGAGCCGCGCGGAGAAGGTCGTAGGCCAGCAGGGCGACCCATAGCACGATGGTCGCGTGACGCCGAACCAGCACTCCCATGCCGCTGCCATACTTCACGGCGCGGTCGGCGGTGACGGTGCCACTCAGCATGTCGCGCACCGGGTGATAAATGTTCATCTTCGAATCGAGCCTGCCCTTGACGCCCGTCTTCAACTGGCGAAGGCAGAAATCAGTGTCCTCGCCGTAGTTGAGCGACTCGTCAAAGAAGACTGCGCGCATCTCTTCGGTGCAATCGAAGAACATGGTGGGGCACATCGTGGTGCGCAGGGAGTTAGATACCTTGAGGTCGCACTCTTCCTGGAACCACCGGTTGCCGCTGCGAACACCGTCTTGATCGGTGCAACCGACAGCCAGAATCTTATAGTCGGAGTGGTCATTGAACCAGGCCTCAACGTCCCGCACCAGCGTGGACGGATACCAG
This Granulicella aggregans DNA region includes the following protein-coding sequences:
- a CDS encoding acyltransferase family protein, with translation MSAAPNSSAEKIHPLTSLRFFAAFFVVIYHTLGNLVRGQFLPGNIDTPHPADALPNFGSRFLSLGFVSVSFFFLLSGYILAIVYLRREKPIDRRKFFIARFARVYPLFFITLLMDLPFAFRGLARLSSVHHALLKVPLNFVVETLMLHAWLVKFAGINFPNWSLSAETLFYLSFPFIGPALWRLRGTARWTAVVLLFVGGQAIVFAWSTFFDLSPFQPIPLLHLSTFALGILLASWQFDSQSKSPQSWQAYTALAAAAIATVAVVEISPWVPLHNLGDGILAPIFMLLIWALSSSSTVFARLLSVPWLVVLGEASFGLYLLHIPMLHIFESIHSIAQPWAYALYLALTITLSVLSFYFVEAPLRRWILASFDKRPRESMEAASIAQ
- a CDS encoding glycosyltransferase family 2 protein — encoded protein: MPIISLVCATKGRTGEVEQLLDSLVAQKHASMEVIIVDQNQDDRLVPIIEAVRDRLDINHLRMEPRGVSAARNAGFRAARGRIVSFPDDDCWYPSTLVRDVEAWFNDHSDYKILAVGCTDQDGVRSGNRWFQEECDLKVSNSLRTTMCPTMFFDCTEEMRAVFFDESLNYGEDTDFCLRQLKTGVKGRLDSKMNIYHPVRDMLSGTVTADRAVKYGSGMGVLVRRHATIVLWVALLAYDLLRAALVACRGRMHDASIVFAHARGLTRGYMKAALIGDFSAIEKRRLLVDADDV
- a CDS encoding 2OG-Fe(II) oxygenase; this encodes MLTDRVSLPAPTSEMYSRYKNAVPFPHLVIDNLFPTETLEDMLEELPPLTDDKWVHDRNAQSVKSNFRSAVDLGPKGYQFAAFLNSAGFLYLLSEMTGIWGLLGDPYLGGAGYHVVPAGGKFEIHADRNTDMNTGLFRRLAMLTYLNHDWDPALGGQLELYNDDATKCEKVVEPIFNRTLIMEIGDKNFHAVRPVLSDTRSRMSFATYYHTVGEKDFKAHSSIYAPTFYQQKEPLGRRLAKDLLPPIVLKALKSVK